CAAAATGGAGAGGGGTTTGCGACAACAGGACCCATTGTCTCCCTTTCTATTTGTATTAGTAGTGGATGTGCTTCATCGGATGATTGGAGAGGCGGTAAGGAACAGACGTATCTCTCCGCTACTAGTTGGACGGAATAACATTGAGTTGTCACACTTGCAGTTTGCGGATGATACTATACTTTTTTACCCGACTGAAGAGGGGACGATAAGGAATTATAAGCGGCTGCTCCGATGTTTTGAACTGATGTCTGGACTGAGTATCAATTTTGAGAAGTCCAGTATTATTCCGATCAATTGTGATAGAAGTTGGGTCCGTCGGATGTGTCACTTACTGAGCTGTAAGGAGGCAGCATTGCCAGTCAAATATCTGGACATTTTCTTGGGAGCAAATCCAAGACTTGTTAGGACATGGAAA
The genomic region above belongs to Arachis duranensis cultivar V14167 chromosome 3, aradu.V14167.gnm2.J7QH, whole genome shotgun sequence and contains:
- the LOC107478175 gene encoding uncharacterized protein LOC107478175, with product MERGLRQQDPLSPFLFVLVVDVLHRMIGEAVRNRRISPLLVGRNNIELSHLQFADDTILFYPTEEGTIRNYKRLLRCFELMSGLSINFEKSSIIPINCDRSWVRRMCHLLSCKEAALPVKYLDIFLGANPRLVRTWKPVIDKVEEKLSLWKAKTFNKAGKLVLIKSVLNSLHVYYLSLYKMPKTVAEKLIFLQRWFLWSTEDGRNGIPLVK